The Coccidioides posadasii str. Silveira chromosome 3, complete sequence genome contains a region encoding:
- the MDE1 gene encoding Methylthioribulose-1-phosphate dehydratase (EggNog:ENOG410PHCC~COG:G~BUSCO:12008at33183) — protein MTDPENNDQLVKSSDPEHPANLIPELCKKFYTLGWVTGTGGGTSIRRGDHIFIAPSGVQKEMIKSEDIFVLSYPTPKYPPSARQYIRKPRELKPSACTPLFLAAFDRGAGCSIHTHSQWAVLVTLLVEREKGKNGCFEINNIEQIKGIPKGKGKGMLGYFDTLRIPIIENTAFEEDLTESLEQAMDEYPDTYAVLVRRHGIYVWGDTPAKAKTQCESLDYLFQLAVEMHKLGIPWIQ, from the exons ATGACGGACCCAGAAAACAATGACCAGCTTGTTAAGTCTTCAGATCCAGAGCACCCTGCAAATCTGATCCCGGAGCTTTGCAAGAAGTTCTACACGTTAGGATGGGTCACCGGGACGGGAGGTGGT ACCTCCATAAGGCGGGGTGACCATATCTTTATAGCTCCCTCCGGAGTCCAAAAGGAAATGATCAAATCTGAAGATATCTTCGTCCTCTCATATCCTACCCCAAAATATCCTCCGTCTGCACGACAGTATATTCGCAAGCCACGGGAGTTGAAGCCTTCGGCGTGCACTCCACTATTTTTGGCCGCGTTCGACAGGGGCGCAGGTTGCTCCATCCACACGCACTCACAGTGGGCTGTCCTGGTGACACTTTTAGTGGAAAGGGAGAAGGGCAAAAATGGCTGTTTCGAGATCAACAACATTGAACAGATCAAGGGAATTCCCAAGGGCAAAGGCAAAGGAATGCTGGGCTATTTTGACACCCTTCGGATACCGATCATTGAAAACACGGCTTTTGAGGAGGACTTGACTGAGAGCTTGGAGCAAGCTATGGATGAATATCCAGATACATATGCGGTGCTTGTTCGTCGACACGGAAT ATATGTATGGGGAGATACTCCCGCAAAGGCAAAGACCCAGTGCGAGAGCTTGGACTATCTTTTCCAGCTAGCTGTTGAAATGCATAAACTTGGTATCCCATGGATTCAATGA
- a CDS encoding uncharacterized protein (EggNog:ENOG410Q552~COG:S) gives MPIKAAFAPRNIPFCIVNEAALNYYNVPVSSIKFLEICVPEHNLSAAASQIASYTDIFRRFPRPEEAHRNLYTDYKKPYPRFQAFIEGRNLGVIVFPDTFYHLDPLQDNIVQIEAYSAGRIRFSRQFDYSIGLNALASIPVPRLATLLQESAQRYLESMSMPWQYVQSN, from the exons ATGCCAATAAAAGCCGCGTTTGCACCCAGAAACATCCCCTTTTGCATTGTTAATGAAGCTGCGTTGAACTACTACAATGTTCCCGTTTCCTCAAT AAAGTTCCTTGAAATTTGTGTTCCCGAACACAACCTTTCCGCTGCAGCATCCCAGATTGCTTCATATACTGACATCTTTCGACGGTTTCCGCGGCCGGAGGAAGCTCATCGCAACCTTTATACAGACTACAAAAAGCCTTATCCCCGGTTCCAGGCCTTCATTGAAGGGCGCAACCTCGGGGTGATAGTGTTCCCAGACACATTTTACCACCTCGACCCGCTTCAAGACAATATTGTTCAGATCGAGGCGTATTCTGCAGGCCGGATCAGGTTCAGCCGGCAGTTTGATTATTCAATAGGCTTGAACGCTCTTGCATCTATCCCTGTGCCCCGCCTTGCAACTCTCCTGCAAGAGTCAGCTCAGAGATACCTTGAATCAATGAGTATGCCGTGGCAATATGTGCAGAGCAATTAG
- a CDS encoding uncharacterized protein (SECRETED:SignalP(1-23)~EggNog:ENOG410PFWS~COG:O~TransMembrane:1 (n7-18c23/24o494-515i)~BUSCO:7014at33183) has translation MRLNARTASLILSYIALLGQVHAESEATKEEPTATSISRPTFTPTTLKAPFLEQFTDDWQTRWTPSHAKKEDSKSEEEWAYVGEWAVEEPTVFKGIDGDKGLVVKNAAAHHAISAKFPKKIDNKGKTLVVQYEVKLQNSLVCGGAYMKLLQDNKKLHAEEFSNASPYVIMFGPDKCGATNKVHFIFKHKNPKTGEYEEKHLNNAPTAHVSKLSTLYTLIVKPDQTFQIQINGEAVKNGTLLEDFQPPVNPPKEIDDPNDKKPADWVDEAKIPDPEAKKPEDWDEDAPFEIVDTEAKKPDDWLDDEPSSIPDPEAQKPEDWDDEEDGDWFAPTVPNPKCEEASGCGKWEPPMKRNPDYKGKWTAPLIDNPAYKGPWSPRKIANPDFFEDKKPANFEPMGAIGFEIWTMQNDILFDNIYIGHSIEDAKKLKAETFDIKQPIEVAEEEAAKPKDEPSTDSGLNFKDDPVKYIRSKVDQFILMAKDNPVEAVKTVPEVAGGLAALLITLILVVFGAIGLSSPAPAPAKKDAGKGKEKAKEKAAEAVSTGAENIKAGATKRSKSSE, from the exons ATGCGTCTCAACGCCCGCACCGCCTCGCTGATCCTCTCCTACATAGCTCTGCTTGGCCAAGTCCATGCTGAGAGCGAGGCCACAAAGGAAGAGCCAACTGCCACTTCTATCAGTAGGCCAACATTCACG CCTACCACATTGAAAGCTCCCTTCTTGGAACAATTCACAGACGATTGGCAAACGCGATGGACCCCTTCCCACGCGAAGAAAGAGGACTCTAAATCGGAAGAGGAGTGGGCATACGTCGGAGAATGGGCCGTCGAAGAACCAACCGTCTTCAAGGGCATTGATGGCGACAAGGGATTGGTGGTGAAGAATGCTGCCGCTCACCATGCCATCTCCGCCAAGTTCCCTAAAAAAATTGATAACAAGGGCAAGACTCTTGTCGTTCAGTACGAGGTCAAGCTTCAGA ACTCCTTGGTTTGCGGTGGCGCGTATATGAAGCTACTCCAGGACAACAAGAAGCTTCATGCTGAAGAGTTCTCTAATGCTTCTCCTTATGTTATCATGTTTGGACCTGACAAGTGCGGAGCCACTAACAAG GTTCATTTTATCTTCAAGCACAAGAACCCAAAGACCGGTGAATATGAAGAGAAGCATCTTAACAATGCTCCGACTGCTCACGTTTCCAAACTATCCACCCTCTACACCCTTATCGTCAAGCCAGACCAGACATTTCAAATTCAAATCAATGGTGAGGCTGTCAAGAATGGAACTCTCCTTGAAGACTTCCAGCCTCCTGTCAACCCTCCAAAGGAGATTGATGATCCAAACGACAAAAAGCCGGCCGATTGGGTCGATGAGGCCAAGATCCCAGATCCAGAGGCCAAGAAACCGGAGGACTGGGATGAAGACGCTCCCTTTGAAATTGTTGATACTGAGGCTAAGAAACCTGATGACTGGCTGGACGATGAGCCAAGCTCGATCCCCGATCCAGAGGCTCAAAAGCCTGAGGACTGGGATGACGAGGAAGATGGTGACTGGTTCGCTCCAACCGTTCCAAATCCCAAGTGCGAGGAAGCCTCTGGCTGTGGAAAGTGGGAGCCTCCCATGAAGAGAAACCCTGATTATAAGGGCAAATGGACTGCACCTTTGATCGACAACCCAGCGTACAAGGGCCCATGGTCTCCCCGCAAAATCGCCAATCCGGACTTCTTCGAGGATAAGAAGCCCGCTAACTTTGAGCCAATGGGTGCT ATTGGCTTCGAAATCTGGACCATGCAAAATGATATCCTCTTTGACAACATTTACATTGGTCACTCCATCGAAGACGCGAAGAAGCTTAAGGCCGAAACATTCGATATCAAGCAACCCATCGAGGTTGCCGAGGAAGAAGCCGCTAAGCCCAAGGATGAACCCTCTACTGATTCTGGTCTCAACTTCAAGGATGACCCAGTCAAGTACATCCGCAGCAAGGTCGATCAATTCATCCTCATGGCAAAAGATAATCCAGTTGAGGCTGTCAAGACTGTTCCCGAAGTTGCCGGTGGTTTGGCCGCTCTCCTCATCACGTTGATCCTCGTTGTCTTCGGCGCTATTGGTCTTAGCAGCCCTGCACCCGCTCCGGCTAAGAAGGACGctggaaagggaaaagagaaGGCCAAGGAAAAGGCTGCGGAAGCTGTGAGTACCGGAGCTGAAAACATTAAGGCCGGTGCCACGAAACGATCAAAGTCTAGTGAGTGA
- a CDS encoding uncharacterized protein (EggNog:ENOG410PFAG~COG:C~BUSCO:4082at33183), with protein MAARRAVSRTIPTLSSRTLSSPRSSLSYLSSRTTSSSQALRPMAAARRLHATAQQLMPAATTSAASTATEYPTTHERIASPIDTCNFIDNKFVPSKATQWIDLHDPATNNLVTRVPQSTSEEMKAAVESAQKAFPAWRTTSIMARQQIMFKYVNLIRANWDRLAASITLEQGKTFADAKGDVLRGLQVAETACGITTQMTGELLEVAKDMETRTYREPLGVVAAICPFNFPAMIPLWCIPIATMTGNTLILKPSERDPGAAMILVELAKEAGFPDGVINVIHGAAKAVDFILDEPAIKAISFVGSNRAGEYIYTRGSANGKRVQANLGAKNHAAVLPDCNKNHALNAIVGAAFGAAGQRCMALSTLVMVGETKEWLPEIAERAKALNVNGGFEDGADLGPVITPASKQRIEEIIASAEKEGAKILLDGRGYKPAKYPNGNWVGPTIITGVKPHMTCYREEIFGPVLVCLEVDTVDEAIALINANEYGNGAAVFTRSGPTATRFQHELEAGQLGINVPIPVPLPMFSFTGNKKSIAGGGANTFYGKPGLNFYTQLKTVTSLWRSEDAINTKASVVMPTHQ; from the exons ATGGCCGCGCGTCGAGCCGTCTCCCGCACCATCCCCACCCTCTCTTCTCGCACTCTTAGCTCTCCCCGCAGCTCTCTTTCTTACCTCTCATCTCGCACCACCTCTTCTTCTCAAGCTCTCAGACCAATGGCTGCCGCTCGCAGACTACATGCCACGGCTCAGCAGCTGATGCCGGCCGCCACTACCTCTGCTGCCTCTACGGCCACTGAGTATCCCACCACCCACGAGAGGATCGCCTCCCCGATCGACACCTGCAATTTCATCGACAACAAGTTTGTCCCATCAAAAGCCACCCAATGGATCGATCTACACGATCCCGCCACCAACAATCTCGTCACCCGTGTTCCCCAGAGCACGAGCGAGGAGATGAAGGCCGCCGTCGAGAGCGCCCAGAAGGCTTTCCCCGCCTGGAGAACCACCAGCATCATGGCCAGACAGCAGATCATGTTCAAATATGTCAACTTGATCCGCGCCAACTGGGACCGCTTGGCCGCCAGCATCACTTTGGAGCAGGGCAAAACCTTCGCTGACGCCAAAGGTGACGTTCTTCGTGGACTGCAGGTCGCGGAGACTGCCTGTGGAATCACAACGCAGATGACCGGCGAGCTGCTCGAGGTCGCCAAGGATATGGAAACGAGAACTTACCGTGAGCCATTGGGTGTTGTGGCTGCCATCTGCCCTTTCA ACTTCCCTGCTATGATTCCTCTCTGGTGCATTCCAATTGCCACCATGACCGGAAACACCCTGATCCTGAAGCCCTCTGAGCGTGATCCCGGTGCTGCAATGATCCTCGTCGAGTTAGCCAAGGAGGCTGGCTTCCCCGATGGTGTCATCAACGTCATCCACGGTGCTGCCAAGGCCGTCGACTTCATCCTTGATGAGCCCGCCATCAAGGCCATCAGCTTCGTCGGCAGCAACCGCGCTGGAGAATACATCTACACCCGCGGTTCCGCCAACGGAAAGCGTGTCCAGGCTAACTTGGGTGCTAAGAACCATGCCGCCGTGCTTCCCGACTGCAACAAGAACCATGCTCTCAACGCCATCGTTGGAGCTGCGTTCGGTGCTGCCGGCCAGCGCTGCATGGCCCTCTCTACTCTCGTCATGGTCGGAGAAACCAAGGAATGGCTGCCAGAGATTGCTGAGCGCGCTAAGGCCCTCAATGTGAACGGTGGATTCGAGGATGGTGCCGATCTCGGCCCAGTCATCACCCCTGCGAGCAAGCAGCGCATTGAAGAAATCATCGCCAGTGCCGAGAAGGAAGGCGCTAAGATCCTGCTCGATGGACGCGGCTACAAGCCTGCCAAGTATCCCAATGGCAATTGG GTCGGCCCAACCATCATCACCGGCGTCAAGCCACACATGACATGCTACCGCGAAGAGATCTTTGGCCCCGTTCTCGTCTGCCTTGAGGTCGACACCGTTGACGAGGCTATTGCTCTCATCAATGCCAACGAGTATGGAAATGGTGCTGCTGTCTTCACCCGCTCCGGTCCCACTGCCACCCGCTTCCAGCACGAGCTTGAGGCCGGCCAGCTCGGAATCAATGT TCCAATCCCAGTTCCTCTCCCAATGTTCTCTTTCACCGGAAACAAGAAGAGTATCGCCGGTGGCGGTGCCAACACCTTCTACGGAAAGCCCGGATTGAACTTCTACACCCAGCTTAAGACCGTCACCAGCTTGTGGAGAAGTGAGGATGCAATTAACACAAAAGCAAGCGTGGTTATGCCGACACACCAATAA
- a CDS encoding uncharacterized protein (EggNog:ENOG410PN3S~COG:S~BUSCO:14410at33183), with translation MAAPAEITIQDLNGRFCMDKTVSNDADPILSLQGISWLTRKAIGIATITLHIKEYKDDDGTVHIDIAQTLTGGISGTTEHRTLNWDENEHSDHIFGTVKGRSRFVRGAAGADGKIRPAVEVQTKAGNEKDQEAVARFLSGEILADGSATEGFVAGEGEDYWVHSWVESVNDGWTAEQVGCRNTIPFFFFFFNFISPPPTKKKKKEDCTF, from the exons ATGGCCGCTCCCGCTGAAATCACCATCCAGGACCTCAACGGTCGCTTTTGCATG GACAAAACCGTCTCAAATGATGCCGATCCAATTCTATCACTC CAAGGGATCTCCTGGTTGACCCGCAAGGCCATCGGTATCGCGACCATTACCCTTCATATCAAGGAGTACAAGGACGATGACGGTACTGTCCACATCGATATCGCCCAGACTCTCACCGGTGGCATTTCCGGCACCACCGAGCACCGCACCCTCAACTGGGACGAGAACGAACACTCCGACCACATCTTCGGCACCGTCAAGGGCCGGTCCCGCTTCGTGCGAGGTGCTGCCGGCGCAGACGGCAAAATTCGCCCAGCCGTCGAAGTGCAGACAAAGGCTGGAAACGAAAAGGATCAAGAGGCCGTCGCCCGGTTCTTGAGTGGAGAGATCCTGGCGGACGGATCCGCGACTGAAGGATTCGTGGCCGGTGAGGGAGAGGACTACTGGGTGCACAGCTGGGTGGAGAGCGTGAACGATGGCTGGACCGCAGAGCAGGTAGGCTGCCGCAACAcaattcctttttttttttttttttttaattttatttcccccccccccaccaaaaaaaaaaaaaaagaagattgcaCTTTTTGA
- a CDS encoding uncharacterized protein (EggNog:ENOG410PGGR~COG:Z~BUSCO:11657at33183), with amino-acid sequence MAFNKKYAGLPDLDLAPDIYETPELTDASTLPTATVRSSSPFQEETSTPGIDRQRLQPDHARSQFEPVKVDARDVDFSDSVASKRKSYRTIKRSRRTRDDGTEILADISDDEEESLERKLARLRREAEELKDELSNRKTQRSEQTDESEIQVTEDGILELTRSLDKLYASSKGEQQTSFSSEAALMRRLSTTIQFPGPESQLKEAESSVSQPARIPSTLLSNAASFDARLRLLEAALGLSQTPVPLSPDDSSESDLQPILPTLTHLSSQLSTLTSTLTGSPSSGPAAIPTTLTTPHLEALTTRIRKLTADAEALTAARRRATEAARAVLAARIAAATTDEPPEVPAAAAQATPTETEAAASEQAAKIQALYTTLPTITSLHPLLPSVLERLRSLRAIHAGAAQASEDLDTLEQRQVEMRKEIEQWREGLKAMEERVKESEAAMKSNVEVMSPWIRDLERRLAVMGK; translated from the exons ATGGCCTTTAACAAGAAGTATGCCGGTCTTCCTGACCTT GACCTCGCGCCGGACATCTATGAAACCCCCGAGCTCACCGATGCTTCCACGCTCCCC ACTGCTACCGTTCGATCATCCTCACCTTTCCAGGAAGAGACATCTACCCCAGGAATTGACCGGCAACGCTTGCAACCCGACCATGCCCGCTCACAATTCGAGCCCGTGAAGGTGGATGCAAGAGATGTAGATTTCTCAGATAGTGTTGCATCTAAGAGGAAATCATATCGGACTATTAAACGCTCAAGGCGGACACGAGATGATGGAACAGAAATCTTGGCAGATATTAGcgacgatgaagaggaatCATTGGAGCGGAAACTGGCAAGATTACGCAGAGAAGCAGAGGAATTGAAGGATGAGCTTTCCAACCGGAAGACACAACGGAGTGAACAAACGGACGAATCGGAGATTCAAGTTACAGAAGACGGCATTCTGGAACTGACCCGGTCTCTGGATAAACTATACGCATCCTCCAAGGGGGAACAGCAAACGTCATTCTCCTCAGAGGCGGCATTGATGAGGAGACTGTCTACCACAATCCAGTTTCCCGGACCTGAAAGTCAACTAAAAGAGGCCGAATCGTCCGTCTCTCAACCGGCCAGAATACCCTCCACACTTTTGTCAAACGCCGCATCTTTCGACGCTAGACTCCGACTACTCGAGGCCGCCCTCGGACTATCCCAAACTCCCGTCCCCTTATCCCCCGACGATTCATCTGAATCTGACCTTCAGCCAATTCTGCCGACCCTAACCCATCTCTCCTCCCAGCTCTCCACCCTCACGAGCACTTTAACCGGATCTCCGTCCAGCGGCCCTGCAGCCATCCCCACCACCCTCACAACGCCTCACCTCGAAGCCCTAACCACTCGAATCCGCAAACTCACCGCCGATGCCGAAGCGCTCACTGCAGCCCGTCGACGCGCTACAGAGGCCGCCCGCGCCGTCCTAGCGGCACGCATCGCGGCAGCAACGACCGACGAACCGCCCGAAGTGCCCGCTGCAGCTGCACAGGCCACCCCGACCGAAACAGAGGCTGCGGCCAGTGAGCAGGCAGCGAAGATACAAGCTCTTTATACCACTTTGCCGACAATAACATCGCTGCATCCACTACTACCCAGTGTGCTAGAGAGATTGCGCTCGTTGCGGGCGATTCATGCTGGTGCGGCACAGGCCAGTGAGGATTTGGACACCCTGGAGCAGAGGCAGGTGGAAATGAGGAAGGAGATTGAGCAGTGGAGAGAAGGTTTAAAGGCTATGGAAGAGAGGGTGAAAGAAAGCGAAGCGGCGATGAAAAGCAATGTGGAAGTTATGAGCCCGTGGATTAGAGACCTGGAGAGGAGGTTGGCCGTTATGGGAAAATAG
- the ALG12 gene encoding dolichyl-P-Man:Man(7)GlcNAc(2)-PP-dolichol alpha-1,6-mannosyltransferase (CAZy:GT22~EggNog:ENOG410PI08~COG:G~TransMembrane:11 (i7-26o71-89i96-114o126-142i147-164o184-209i221-242o271-293i305-322o328-350i357-382o)~BUSCO:7509at33183), producing MARLIELLLLVPIPFLIYLHLVLSPYTKVEESFNIQAAHDILRYGIPSKNIANEFRENYDHFTFPGAVPRTFVGALLLAGVARPLIWLRAGLQIQILVRAILGTFNALSLVSYARAVKKAFGKETGMWYIFFQASQFHVVYYASRTLPNMFAFGITTLALRFLLPDTDATPGSSSRRYRLCLYLLTVAGIVFRSEIALLLGTITIYHWLQGNISIRYEIIPAGLSGALIALLVSVPIDSFFWQKFPLWPELSAFLYNVVSGKASDWGVHPWHFYFTSAIPRLLLNPLTYLISIPLSCIVPARQRAALSLLTPSLAYIALYSLQPHKEWRFIIYTIPPLTTAAALGASYIWTHRTKSLLYRFGSISLILSTLAAFSISTFILLPVSMANYPGALALNKLHDQAHGSKPVIAVHLDTLACQTGVTHFLEKPPPKSPLLVLRGSPDGNVPTLRSGATRWKYDKTEDESVKGSAIFWDRLDYALVEDPSQIKGRGKWVVLEEVKGFGGISLLKPGQGERLGRVEMGILKKVFGDAGVSVWEWIQRNARGHLTRGWWAEIRIVPKIKIMKQVRYSSM from the exons ATGGCTAGGCTCATTG AGCTCTTGCTGCTCGTCCCTATCCCCTTCCTCATCTACCTCCACCTCGTCCTATCACCATACACTAAGGTGGAGGAGTCATTCAACATCCAGGCTGCCCACGACATTCTAAGATATGGAATTCCATCAAAGAATATCGCTAACGAGTTCCGCGAAAACTATGATCACTTCACATTCCCGGGTGCTGTACCGCGGACGTTCGTGGGAGCTCTACTACTCGCTGGAGTTGCGCGACCGTTGATATGGTTAAGGGCCGGGCTCCAGATTCAAATCCTAG TGAGAGCAATCCTGGGTACATTCAATGCCCTTTCGTTGGTATCTTACGCCCGGGCAGTCAAAAAAGCCTTCGGCAAAGAAACTGGCATGTGGTACATCTTTTTCCAAGCCAGTCAATTTCATGTGGTATACTATGCATCTCGGACTCTTCCGAATATGTTTGCATTTGGCATCA CTACTCTGGCTTTGCGGTTCCTTCTTCCTGATACGGATGCAACTCCTGGGAGCTCTAGCAGAAGGTATCGGCTTTGTCTCTATCTCCTTACTGTAGCGGGTATCGTTTTCCGCTCAGAGATAGCCTTGCTTTTGGGCACCATCACTATTTATCACTGGTTGCAAGGAAACATAAGCATCCGCTATGAAATTATTCCCGCTGGTTTATCTGGCGCTTTAATTGCATTGCTCGTTTCGGTTCCCATTGATTCCTTCTTCTGGCAAAAATTTCCTCTCTGGCCCGAACTCTCAGCGTTCTTATACAACGTGGTCTCCGGGAAGGCATCTGACTGGGGAGTCCATCCATGGCATTTCTACTTTACCAGCGCCATTCCTCGGTTGCTTCTCAACCCCTTAACCTACCTTATCTCAATTCCCCTATCATGTATCGTTCCAGCCAGGCAGCGTGCTGCCCTCTCACTCCTCACACCATCCCTTGCATACATCGCCCTGTACAGCCTCCAGCCCCACAAAGAATGGCGATTTATCATATACACCATTCCACCCCTTACCACTGCAGCCGCTCTCGGAGCATCATATATCTGGACTCACCGTACCAAATCTCTGCTCTACCGTTTTGGTTCTATCTCTCTCATTCTTTCCACTCTCGCTGCCTTTTCGATTTCCACATTTATCCTCCTTCCCGTCTCCATGGCCAACTATCCAGGCGCTCTCGCACTTAACAAGCTGCACGACCAAGCCCACGGCTCGAAGCCAGTGATAGCAGTGCATCTTGACACACTAGCGTGTCAAACGGGGGTAACTCACTTCCTCGAAAAACCACCACCCAAAAGTCCATTGCTCGTCCTCCGCGGTTCACCGGATGGAAATGTCCCGACACTGCGTTCTGGAGCGACGCGCTGGAAGTACGATAAGACGGAAGATGAAAGCGTGAAGGGATCCGCTATCTTTTGGGATAGACTGGATTATGCGTTGGTTGAGGACCCCAGTCAAATTAAGGGCAGAGGGAAATGGGTGGTTTTGGAAGAGGTTAAAGGGTTTGGTGGGATTAGCTTATTGAAGCCTGGACAAGGGGAAAGATTGGGGCGGGTAGAGATGGGAATTCTGAAGAAGGTATTTGGAGATGCTGGTGTGAGTGTATGGGAGTGGATTCAGCGGAATGCAAGAGGCCATCTTACGCGTGGGTGGTGGGCGGAAATTAGGATAGTGCCAAAAATTAAGATCATGAAGCAGGttagatattcaagtatgtaG
- a CDS encoding uncharacterized protein (EggNog:ENOG410PRZ5~COG:U~TransMembrane:2 (o6-24i65-84o)): MFFFVFGKLLYVVVLIINAIAILSEDRFLARIGWGRTQSDPGFGATHDDSSIKAKSVNLIASVRTVMRIPLIAINTVIILYEIILG; encoded by the exons ATGTTCTTCTTCGTATTTGGCAAGCTTCTTTACG TCGTCGTCCTAATTATCAACGCTATCGCCATCCTCTCCGAAGACCGGTTCCTTGCCAGAA TCGGCTGGGGTCGTACTCAATCCGACCCAGGCTTCGGCGCCACGCACGATGACTCCAGCATCAAGGCCAAGTCCGTGAATCTGATCGCCAGTGTTCGAACGGTTATGAGAA TTCCCCTGATCGCTATTAACACCGTGATAATTCTATACGAGATTATATTGGGGTAA